Below is a window of Streptomyces sp. NBC_00223 DNA.
ACTCGTCCAGCAGATCGGCCTGCCCGACCTCGAAGAGCGGCTGATGGCCAAGATCGACGCGGAACTGGAGGCGTCCGTCGGATGACCAGCACCGTGCCCTTCGTCCGCGCCTGCGCGCTGAGCGAGCTGGAGGACAGCACTCCGCACCGGGTCGAACTCGGCGGTGTCCCCGTCTCGATCGTCCGCACCGAGGGCGAGGTGTTCGCGATCAATGACATCTGCTCGCACGCGAACGTCTCGCTGTCGGAGGGCGAGGTCGAGGACTGCCAGATCGAGTGCTGGCTGCACGGTTCCAGTTTCGACCTGCGCACCGGCAAGCCCTCCGGACTGCCCGCCACGCGGCCCGTCCCCGTATACCCCGTCAAGATCGTTGGGGACGACGTGCTCGTCTCCGTCACCCAGGAGTCCTGAGTCACCCATGGCCACGCTTGAAATCAACGACCTGCACGTCACCGTCGAAGCCGAGAACGGCCCCCGCGAGATCCTGCGCGGCGTCGACCTGAGCGTCAAGCAGGGCGAGACCCACGCCATCATGGGCCCCAACGGCTCCGGCAAGTCCACCCTCGCCTACTCGCTCGCCGGACACCCCAAGTACACGGTCACCGGCGGCACCGTCACCCTCGACGGTGAGGACGTGCTCGCCATGACCGTCGACGAGCGGGCCCGCGCGGGCGTCTTCCTCGCCATGCAGTACCCGGTCGAGGTCCCCGGCGTCTCCGTCTCCAACTTCCTGCGCACCTCGGCCACCGCCATCCGCGGCGAGGCCCCCAAGCTGCGCACCTGGGTGAAGGAGGTCAAGGAGACCATGGAGCGACTGCACATGGACCCCGCCTTCGCCGAGCGCAACGTCAACGAGGGCTTCTCCGGCGGCGAGAAGAAGCGCCACGAGATCCTCCAGCTCGAACTGCTCAAGCCGAAGATCGCGATCCTCGACGAGACCGACTCCGGCCTCGACGTGGACGCCCTGCGGGTCGTCTCCGAGGGCGTCAACCGGGTCCGTGAGTCCGGTGAGGTCGGCACCCTGTTGATCACCCACTACACGCGCATCCTGCGCTACATCAAGCCCGACTTCGTGCACGTCTTCGCGCAGGGCCGGATCGCCGAGTCCGGCGGCGCCGAGCTGGCGGACAAGCTGGAGGAAGAGGGCTACGAGTCCTACGTGAAGGGTGGAGCATCCGCGTGACCATGCCCGGCCGGGTGCTCCCCGGCCTCCTCGACACCGAGGCGATCCGCAAGGACTTCCCGGTCCTGGACCGTCTGGTCCACGACGGGAAGAAGCTCGTCTACCTGGACAACGCGGCCACCTCGCAGAAGCCGTGCCAGGTCCTCGACTCGCTGAACGCGTACTACGAGCAGCACAACGCCAATGTCCACCGCGGAGTGCACGTGCTCGCCGAGGAGGCCACCGCGCTGTACGAGGGCGCCCGCGACAAGATCGCCGCCTTCATCAACGCGCCCAGCCGCGACGAGGTCATCTTCACCAAGAACGCCTCGGAATCGCTCAATCTCGTGGCGAACATGCTCGGCTGGGCCGACGAGCCCTACCGGGTGGACCGCGACACCGAGATCGTCATCACGGAGATGGAGCACCACTCCAACATCGTGCCGTGGCAGCTGCTCTCGCAGCGCACGGGCGCGAAGCTGAAGTGGTTCGGTCTGACCGACGACGGCAGGCTCGACCTGTCCGACATCGAGCAGGTCATCACCGAGAAGACGAAGATCGT
It encodes the following:
- a CDS encoding non-heme iron oxygenase ferredoxin subunit, yielding MPFVRACALSELEDSTPHRVELGGVPVSIVRTEGEVFAINDICSHANVSLSEGEVEDCQIECWLHGSSFDLRTGKPSGLPATRPVPVYPVKIVGDDVLVSVTQES
- the sufC gene encoding Fe-S cluster assembly ATPase SufC is translated as MATLEINDLHVTVEAENGPREILRGVDLSVKQGETHAIMGPNGSGKSTLAYSLAGHPKYTVTGGTVTLDGEDVLAMTVDERARAGVFLAMQYPVEVPGVSVSNFLRTSATAIRGEAPKLRTWVKEVKETMERLHMDPAFAERNVNEGFSGGEKKRHEILQLELLKPKIAILDETDSGLDVDALRVVSEGVNRVRESGEVGTLLITHYTRILRYIKPDFVHVFAQGRIAESGGAELADKLEEEGYESYVKGGASA